One genomic region from Syngnathus typhle isolate RoL2023-S1 ecotype Sweden linkage group LG17, RoL_Styp_1.0, whole genome shotgun sequence encodes:
- the selenow2a gene encoding selenoprotein W, 2a, whose amino-acid sequence MGVVTIRVEYCGNUGYEPRYRELAQVVKGEFPDADVSGFVGRRASFEIEINGQLVFSKLELGGFPYEDDVMEIIQKAQKGQALAKITKSRAPCVIM is encoded by the exons ATGGGAGTGGTGACAATACGAGTGGAATACTG CGGCAACTGAGGCTACGAGCCCCGTTATCGGGAGCTCGCCCAGGTCGTCAAGGGTGAGTTTCCTGATGCGGATGTGTCGGGCTTCGTGGGCCGGAGAG CCAGCTTTGAGATTGAGATCAACGGGCAGCTGGTTTTCTCCAAGCTCGAGCTGGGAGGATTCCCCTATGAGGATGAT GTAATGGAAATCATCCAGAAAGCTCAGAAAGGCCAAGCTCTGGCGAAGATCACCAAGAGCCGCGCGCCGTGCGTCATCATGTAA
- the slc4a1a gene encoding solute carrier family 4 member 1a (Diego blood group) translates to MDNRLAYDEDSDVSYEERDSAFLPSPLRMRTLAERSDLCSLENGRKEDDDAPLETSIPPGASGAKLNLNLNLNLNTNATTRGDAQAYVELNELQGNTWQETGRWVGFEENFDAATGKWGPSHTSYLTFKSLIQLRKTMSTGAVLFDLDVSSLSGIAEKVVDALVDKSEIRASDRDALLRALLMRRSQSDRPTLTPSGDIQMQTFSVSTKRDGGSDNMEASIVLSGALDLLEKPVVAFVRLRDSVPMESALECSVPVRFVFLLVGPSQSGLDYSESGRAMGALMADWVFCLEAFLAQSEQDLTNAIADFMDCSIVIPPTDIQEVGMLAPVIQFQKKMLRERLRPSDNRLAFGARISVTKAPEPAREDPLARTGYPFGGMVKDIRRRYRHYISDYTDALNPQVMAAIIFIYFAALSPAITFGGLLADKSEKMMGVSELMISTSIQGIIFCIFAAQPVLVLGFSGPLLLFEEAFFAFCKSQGMEYLVGRIWVGMWLIVIVVIIVAVEGSFLVRYISRFTQEIFSILISLIFIYETFSKLIKIFKAHPLKLNYRRLNDTLERPFDTIYNVTSNGTVAVQPVPLQGPFANTALLSLCLMLGCFFIAYFLRQFKNGTFLPGWLRRLIGDFGVPIAIFTMVAVDLSVGGTYTQKLVVPNGIQVTNPDARGWFISPMGKNGDFPIWMMAASAVPALLVFILIFLESQITTLIVSKPERKMVKGSGFHFDLLLLVVMGAVSSVFGVPWLSAATVRSVTHANALTVMSKGPKPEIEKVLEQRISGILVALLVGVSIYMEPLLKLIPMTALFGIFLYMGVTSLSGIQMWDRMLLLITPKKYHPSEAYATRVSTMRMHLFTLIQLVCLALLWVVKMSPFSLALPFILLLTVPLRMVMTGRLFSTMEMKCLDADDAKVKFEEDVGEDAYNESPLP, encoded by the exons ATGGATAACCGATTGGCTTACGACGAG GACAGTGACGTGTCCTATGAAGAGCGTGATTCCGCCTTCCTCCCTTCCCCGCTGAGAAT GAGGACTCTGGCGGAGCGCAGTGATCTGTGCAGTCTGGAGAACGGGAGGAAAGAAGATGACGACGCACCCTTGGAAACATCCATCCCTCCTGGAGCTTCAGGAG CCAAGCTCAACCTCAACCTCAACCTCAACCTGAACACCAACGCCACCACCAGAGGCGACGCTCAG GCCTACGTGGAACTCAACGAGCTCCAGGGAAACACCTGGCAGGAGACGGGCCGCTGGGTGGGCTTCGAGGAGAACTTTGACGCCGCCACCGGGAAGTGGGGTCCTTCGCACACATCCTACCTGACCTTCAAGAGTCTCATCCAGCTACGCAAGACCATGAGCACAG GCGCTGTCCTCTTTGACCTGGACGTCAGCAGTTTGTCAGGCATAGCCGAGAAGGTGGTGGACGCGCTGGTCGACAAGAGCGAGATCCGAGCTAGCGATCGGGATGCTCTGCTCAGAGCGCTTCTCATGCGCCGCAG TCAGTCCGACAGACCTACGCTCACCCCCTCGGGAGACATCCAAATGCAGACCTTTTCCGTTTCCACCAAG AGGGACGGCGGCTCTGACAACATGGAGGCCTCCATCGTCCTCTCAG GTGCCCTGGATCTTCTGGAGAAGCCGGTGGTGGCTTTCGTTCGGCTTCGAGACTCGGTGCCCATGGAGTCGGCGCTGGAATGTTCCGTCCCCGTGCGCTTCGTCTTCCTCCTGGTTGGCCCGAGCCAAAGCGGCCTGGACTACAGTGAGAGCGGTCGCGCCATGGGCGCTCTAATGGCCGACTGG GTGTTCTGTCTGGAAGCTTTCCTGGCACAGAGCGAGCAGGACCTGACCAACGCCATCGCCGACTTCATGGACTGCAGCATCGTCATCCCTCCCACGGACATCCAAGAAGTGGGGATGCTGGCGCCCGTCATCCAGTTCCAGAAGAAGATGCTGCGGGAGAGACTCCGCCCCAGCGACAACCGTCTGGCCTTCGGTGCCAGGATTAGCG TGACAAAAGCGCCGGAGCCGGCGAGAGAGGACCCTCTGGCCCGCACGGGCTATCCTTTTGGCGGCATGGTCAAAGACATCAGGCGTCGCTACCGCCACTACATCAGCGACTACACGGATGCCCTCAACCCTCAGGTCATGGCCGCCATCATTTTCATCTACTTTGCCGCCCTGTCGCCAGCCATCACCTTTGGAGGACTTTTAG CCGACAAATCAGAGAAGATGATGGGTGTGTCTGAGCTGATGATCTCCACAAGCATCCAGGGCATCATCTTCTGCATCTTCGCCGCGCAGCCCGTCCTGGTGCTTGGTTTTTCCGGACCGCTGCTGCTCTTCGAGGAGGCCTTCTTCGCC TTTTGCAAATCCCAGGGCATGGAGTACTTAGTGGGTCGTATCTGGGTGGGCATGTGGCTCATCGTGATTGTGGTGATCATTGTGGCGGTGGAGGGCAGCTTCCTGGTGCGCTACATCTCCCGCTTCACCCAGGAAATCTTCTCCATCCTCATCTCGCTCATCTTCATCTACGAGACCTTCAGTAAACTCATTAAG ATCTTCAAGGCCCATCCTTTGAAACTCAACTACAGAAGACTGAACGATACCCTGGAGAGGCCCTTTGACACTATCTACAATGTGACTTCCAACGGGACCGTTGCGGTCCAGCCCGTGCCACTCCAGGGTCCCTTTGCCAACACGGCGCTGTTGTCCCTGTGCCTCATGTTGGGCTGCTTTTTCATCGCCTACTTCCTGCGCCAGTTCAAAAACGGCACTTTCCTGCCCGGTTGG CTGCGACGGCTGATTGGAGATTTCGGGGTCCCCATTGCTATCTTTACCATGGTGGCTGTGGATCTCAGCGTTGGCGGGACTTACACTCAG AAACTGGTGGTACCAAATGGTATCCAGGTGACCAACCCTGACGCCCGTGGCTGGTTCATCAGCCCTATGGGAAAGAACGGGGACTTCCCCATCTGGATGATGGCCGCCTCCGCTGTCCCAGCGCTGCTAGTCTTTATCCTCATCTTCCTCGAGTCTCAGATTACCAC GCTGATTGTTAGCAAGCCGGAAAGAAAGATGGTCAAAGGCTCCGGTTTTCATTTTGACCTGCTCCTCCTGGTGGTCATGGGGGCCGTCTCCTCCGTATTTGGGGTTCCGTGGCTGAGCGCCGCCACGGTGCGCTCCGTCACGCATGCCAACGCTCTCACCGTCATGTCCAAGGGGCCCAAACCGGAAATCGAAAAGGTGCTGGAGCAACGGATCAGCGGCATTCTGGTGGCCCTCTTGGTTG GCGTCTCTATCTACATGGAGCCCTTACTGAAGCTGATCCCCATGACGGCCCTGTTTGGAATCTTCCTCTACATGGGTGTCACTTCCCTGAGCGGCATTCAAATGTGGGACCGGATGCTTCTGCTGATCACGCCCAAAAAATACCACCCGTCCGAAGCCTACGCCACCAGG GTGTCGACGATGCGGATGCACCTTTTCACGCTGATCCAGCTGGTGTGTCTGGCCCTACTTTGGGTGGTGAAAATGAGCCCCTTCTCCTTGGCGCTGCCcttcatcctgctcctcacTGTGCCACTGCGCATGGTCATGACCGGCAGGCTCTTCTCCACCATGGAAATGAAATGT CTGGATGCAGACGACGCTAAGGTGAAGTTTGAGGAGGACGTCGGTGAGGATGCGTACAACGAGTCCCCTCTTCCGTGA